From one Pempheris klunzingeri isolate RE-2024b chromosome 5, fPemKlu1.hap1, whole genome shotgun sequence genomic stretch:
- the dnaaf4 gene encoding dynein axonemal assembly factor 4 isoform X2, producing MPLQVTDYSWTQTDSTVYISVPLKGTRAGKVDILSSDEYLKVHFPPYLFEAFLSEPVDDVRSTAKVGNGVAVLSLPKRTNKLWEHLMINTNDKERKMEVRQRALLKYQEKLSSESRAKAEKQHAEKKYALETLMKIEKEERENIQKMKDTEREKTTAELAAWQLRQKQKAEESVQLKKQGDKQNKLKAMTENRQSICSDGDHRGNSEAKTKKDHLPAPRLVGTIQVTFTPRVFPTALRESRVPEEEEWLKNQAAARREVSADSEELKDLKAEKNPDWLKDKGDNCFVAGDYLGAVNAYNLAVRLYRNIPALYSNRAACHLKLRNLHKAIEDSTQALDLLAPSVTANAAARARVHVRRGTAFCQLQLYAEGLEDYQAALKINPYNDALQADAQRIRDIVQGTAAKPKTQ from the exons ATGCCTTTGCAAGTGACGGACTACTcctggacacagacagactcgACGGTCTACATTAGTGTGCCTTTAAAAGGAACGAGAGCTGGGAAAGTGGACATCCTGTCTTCAGACGAATACCTCAAG GTGCATTTCCCACCATATCTATTTGAGGCCTTCCTGTCTGAACCCGTTGATGATGTCAGAAGCACAGCAAAGGTTGGGAATGGAGTCGCAGTATTGAGTTTGCCAAAGAGGACAAACAAATTATGGGAGCATCTGATGATAAATACAA atgataaagaaagaaagatggaggtcAGACAGAGGGCTCTGCTGAAATACCAGGAAAAGCTTTCTTCAGAGTCCAGAGCCAAGGCAGAGAAACAACATGCAGAGAAAAAATATGCACTGGAAACACTGATGAAG attgaaaaggaagaaagagagaatatcCAGAAAATGAAAGACACTGAGCGagagaaaaccacagcagagcTGGCGGCATGGCaactgagacagaaacaaaaagcagagGAATCCGTCCAATTAAAAAAGCAGGGAGACaagcaaaacaaactgaaagccATGACAGAGAATCGGCAAAGTATATGCTCAGATGGAG ATCATAGAGGTAACAGTGAAGCAAAGACCAAGAAAGATCACTTGCCTGCTCCAAGACTTGTTGGAACCATTCAAGTCACATTTACGCCGCGGGTTTTCCCGACAGCCCTCAGGGAATCAAGAGtaccagaggaggaagag TGGCTCAAAAACCAAGCTGCAGCCAGACGGGAAGTGAGTGCGGACAGTGAAGAGTTGAAGGACCTGAAGGCTGAGAAGAACCCTGATTGGTTAAAGGACAAAGGCGA CAACTGTTTCGTGGCAGGGGACTACCTGGGTGCAGTGAATGCCTACAACCTGGCTGTCAGGCTCTACAGGAATATCCCAGCTCTGTATTCAAACAGGGCTGCATGTCATTTGAAGTTAAGAAATCTTCACAAGGCCATTGAGGATTCAACTCAG gcaCTTGATCTGTTGGCTCCATCGGTTACTGCCAATGCAGCTGCCAGAGCAAGAGTCCATGTCCGCAGAGGAACTGCTTTCTGCCAGCTTCAGCTCTACGCAGAAG GGCTAGAAGACTACCAAGCTGCTCTCAAGATCAACCCTTACAATGATGCACTGCAGGCAGACGCACAAAGAATCAGAGACATTGTTCAAGGCACTGCAGCTAAGCCCaagacacagtga
- the dnaaf4 gene encoding dynein axonemal assembly factor 4 isoform X1: protein MPLQVTDYSWTQTDSTVYISVPLKGTRAGKVDILSSDEYLKVHFPPYLFEAFLSEPVDDVRSTAKVGNGVAVLSLPKRTNKLWEHLMINTNDKERKMEVRQRALLKYQEKLSSESRAKAEKQHAEKKYALETLMKIEKEERENIQKMKDTEREKTTAELAAWQLRQKQKAEESVQLKKQGDKQNKLKAMTENRQSICSDGDHRGNSEAKTKKDHLPAPRLVGTIQVTFTPRVFPTALRESRVPEEEEWLKNQAAARREVSADSEELKDLKAEKNPDWLKDKGDNCFVAGDYLGAVNAYNLAVRLYRNIPALYSNRAACHLKLRNLHKAIEDSTQALDLLAPSVTANAAARARVHVRRGTAFCQLQLYAEGLEDYQAALKINPYNDALQADAQRIRDIVQGTAAKPKTQSLWIMDHGSWLRFSGFHESLLRPIVCHHFSVISVMLLL from the exons ATGCCTTTGCAAGTGACGGACTACTcctggacacagacagactcgACGGTCTACATTAGTGTGCCTTTAAAAGGAACGAGAGCTGGGAAAGTGGACATCCTGTCTTCAGACGAATACCTCAAG GTGCATTTCCCACCATATCTATTTGAGGCCTTCCTGTCTGAACCCGTTGATGATGTCAGAAGCACAGCAAAGGTTGGGAATGGAGTCGCAGTATTGAGTTTGCCAAAGAGGACAAACAAATTATGGGAGCATCTGATGATAAATACAA atgataaagaaagaaagatggaggtcAGACAGAGGGCTCTGCTGAAATACCAGGAAAAGCTTTCTTCAGAGTCCAGAGCCAAGGCAGAGAAACAACATGCAGAGAAAAAATATGCACTGGAAACACTGATGAAG attgaaaaggaagaaagagagaatatcCAGAAAATGAAAGACACTGAGCGagagaaaaccacagcagagcTGGCGGCATGGCaactgagacagaaacaaaaagcagagGAATCCGTCCAATTAAAAAAGCAGGGAGACaagcaaaacaaactgaaagccATGACAGAGAATCGGCAAAGTATATGCTCAGATGGAG ATCATAGAGGTAACAGTGAAGCAAAGACCAAGAAAGATCACTTGCCTGCTCCAAGACTTGTTGGAACCATTCAAGTCACATTTACGCCGCGGGTTTTCCCGACAGCCCTCAGGGAATCAAGAGtaccagaggaggaagag TGGCTCAAAAACCAAGCTGCAGCCAGACGGGAAGTGAGTGCGGACAGTGAAGAGTTGAAGGACCTGAAGGCTGAGAAGAACCCTGATTGGTTAAAGGACAAAGGCGA CAACTGTTTCGTGGCAGGGGACTACCTGGGTGCAGTGAATGCCTACAACCTGGCTGTCAGGCTCTACAGGAATATCCCAGCTCTGTATTCAAACAGGGCTGCATGTCATTTGAAGTTAAGAAATCTTCACAAGGCCATTGAGGATTCAACTCAG gcaCTTGATCTGTTGGCTCCATCGGTTACTGCCAATGCAGCTGCCAGAGCAAGAGTCCATGTCCGCAGAGGAACTGCTTTCTGCCAGCTTCAGCTCTACGCAGAAG GGCTAGAAGACTACCAAGCTGCTCTCAAGATCAACCCTTACAATGATGCACTGCAGGCAGACGCACAAAGAATCAGAGACATTGTTCAAGGCACTGCAGCTAAGCCCaagacaca
- the LOC139201498 gene encoding aminopeptidase Ey-like: MGKGFYISKPVGIVAIILGAGALATIIALSVVYSQEKAKTDGNGGTTSKPPVTTTPAPSNEPWDKYRLPKSLVPDNYNVTLWPRLTSNPETGLYIFTGESTVEFSCAEETDLILIHSNKLNYTTLENGHWARLTSVHGVKAPSIKSSWLNNVTQYLVLQLNGKLMKDHKYHLFTVFTGELADDLGGFYRSEYMEDGVKKIVATTQMQPTDARKAFPCFDEPAMKAVFFITLIHDNGTVALSNGEEKETSIATVDGQAVQKTVFEPTEKMSTYLLAFIVSDFGFISNTIDGVLIRIFARKPAIAAGEGEYALNKTGPILKFFEEYYNSSYPLPKSDQIALPDFNAGAMENWGLITYRETALLYDEAFSSNSNKQRIATIIAHELAHMWFGNLVTLRWWNDLWLNEGFASYVEYLGAHDAEPDWNVKDLIVLSDVHRVFAIDALASSHPLSSKEEDIQKPAQISELFDAISYSKGASVLRMLSDFLIEEVFRMGLRTYLAEFAFRNTVYTDLWNHLQMAVDANGTKLPDTVHNIMNTWVLQMGFPVITINTSTGVISQKHFLLDPDSKVTTPSPFNYEWIVPIKWMKTGGIKEPQWLSDKSATVDVMRASGTDWVLANLNVVGYYRVNYDQGNWERLLNVLNSNHQLIPVINRAQLVDDAFNLARAKIIPTVLALSTTKYLSSERQYMPWESALSNLDFFYLMFDRSEVYGPMQDYLRKQVTPLFEWYKIMTDNWSKVPVGHMDQYNQVNAISLACRTGLVECQNLTKAWFDQWMHTNNNQIHPNLRSAVYCNAIAAGGAKEWEFAWSQFENATIASEAEKLRSALACTKHPWLLNRYLEYTLDANLIRKQDATSTIVYIASNVVGQSLAWDFVRDRWSYIFTQYGGGSFSFSNLINGVTKRFSTEFELQQLKQFKEDNAEIGFGSGTLALDQSIERTLANIKWVADNKQHVLDWFRAEAKP; the protein is encoded by the exons ATGGGGAAAGGTTTCTATATCAGTAAACCTGTTGGAATAGTGGCTATCATCCTGGGTGCAGGGGCCCTGGCTACCATCATAGCTCTGTCTGTTGTGTATTCACAGGAAAAGGCTAAAACAGACGGAAATGGAGGAACAACATCCAAACCTCCTGTCACGACGACGCCTGCTCCATCCAATGAACCTTGGGACAAATATCGGCTGCCCAAGAGCCTGGTGCCAGACAACTATAATGTCACCCTGTGGCCACGACTGACCTCAAATCCGGAAACTGGACTCTATATCTTTACTG GTGAGTCCACTGTGGAATTTAGCTGTGCTGAGGAGACTGATTTGATTCTTATCCACTCCAATAAGCTGAACTACACCACACTTGAGAATGGCCACTGGGCGAGGCTGACCTCCGTCCATGGAGTCAAAGCCCCCTCAATCAAATCTTCCTGGCTCAACAATGTGACTCAGTACCTGGTCCTACAGCTGAATGGTAAACTCATGAAGGACCACAAGTATCACCTATTCACTGTATTTACGGGAGAACTGGCTGATGACTTGGGAGGCTTCTATAGGAGCGAATACATGGAGGATGGAGTGAaaaa GATTGTTGCTACTACTCAGATGCAGCCAACAGATGCCAGGAAGGCTTTCCCCTGTTTTGACGAGCCAGCTATGAAAGCTGTTTTCTTCATCACTTTGATCCACGACAATGGAACTGTTGCCCTGTCCAATGGTGAAGAAAAAG AAACAAGCATTGCCACCGTTGATGGTCAAGCTGTGCAGAAGACAGTTTTTGAGCCAACTGAGAAAATGTCAACCTACCTGTTGGCGTTCATTGTCAGTGACTTTGGCTTCATCAGTAACACCATCGATGGAGTTTTG ATCCGCATCTTTGCCCGCAAGCCTGCTATTGCTGCTGGGGAAGGAGAGTATGCCCTTAACAAAACTGGACCCATCCTTAAGTTCTTTGAGGAGTATTACAATTCCAGCTACCCTCTGCCCAAGTCTG ATCAGATAGCTCTACCAGACTTTAATGCTGGAGCCATGGAGAACTGGGGTCTGATCACATACAGAGAAACAGCTCTGCTCTACGATGAAGCGTTTTCCTCCAACTCCAACAAGCAGAGGATTGCTACAATCATTGCTCATGAACTGGCTCACATG TGGTTTGGTAACCTGGTGACCCTGAGATGGTGGAATGACTTGTGGCTGAATGAAGGCTTTGCGTCGTATGTTGAGTACCTAGGAGCACATGATGCTGAACCTGACTGGAATGTG AAAGACCTCATCGTGCTCAGTGACGTCCACAGGGTGTTTGCCATCGATGCCCTGGCATCCTCTCATCCTCTGTCCTCTAAAGAAGAGGACATTCAGAAACCAGCACAGATCAGTGAGCTGTTTGATGCAATCTCATACAGCAAG GGAGCATCTGTTCTGAGGATGTTGTCAGATTTCCTAATTGAAGAGGTCTTCAGAATGGGACTCAGG ACCTACCTGGCTGAATTTGCGTTTCGGAACACAGTCTACACAGACCTATGGAATCATCTGCAAATG GCTGTTGATGCTAATGGCACTAAACTTCCAGATACGGTGCATAACATCATGAACACCTGGGTGCTGCAGATGGGCTTTCCTGTGATTACCATAAATACCAGCACTGGGGTTATATCGCAGAAGCACTTTCTCTTAGATCCAGACTCTAAAGTCACCACTCCATCACCCTTCAA CTATGAGTGGATTGTTCCAATCAAGTGGATGAAGACTGGAGGCATCAAGGAACCACAGTGGCTGAGTGATAAATCAG CCACAGTTGATGTAATGAGGGCATCAGGGACTGACTGGGTGCTGGCTAACCTTAATGTGGTGGGTTACTACAGAGTTAACTATGACCAGGGCAACTGGGAGAGACTCCTAAATGTTCTGAACTCCAATCATCAG CTTATTCCAGTGATCAACAGAGCTCAGTTGGTGGATGATGCATTCAATCTGGCCAG AGCAAAGATAATCCCTACAGTGCTGGCCCTCAGTACCACCAAGTACCTGAGCAGTGAGAGACAGTATATGCCCTGGGAGTCGGCCCTGAGCAACCTGGACTTCTTCTACCTCATGTTTGACCGCAGCGAGGTTTATGGGCCCATGCAG GATTATCTGAGGAAGCAGGTCACCCCTCTGTTTGAATGGTACAAGATCATGACTGACAACTGGAGCAAAGTACCTGTTGGACACATGGACCA GTATAATCAGGTGAATGCCATTAGCCTGGCTTGCAGGACAGGCCTTGTGGAATGCCAAAATCTGACCAAGGCATGGTTTGATCAATGGATGCACACTAATAACAACCA GATCCATCCCAACCTGCGCTCCGCTGTGTACTGTAATGCCATTGCAGCAGGAGGTGCTAAAGAGTGGGAATTTGCTTGGTCACAGTTTGAGAATGCCACCATTGCTAGTGAAGCTGAAAAACTCCGCTCTGCTTTAGCCTGCACAAAGCATCCCTGGCTGCTCAACAG GTACCTGGAGTACACTCTGGATGCAAACTTGATCCGAAAGCAAGATGCCACTTCTACCATTGTGTACATTGCCAGCAATGTGGTTGGTCAGTCTCTGGCATGGGACTTTGTCAGGGATCGATGGTCGTATATTTTCACTCA GTATGGTGGTGGATCATTCTCTTTCTCCAACC